A DNA window from Vibrio cidicii contains the following coding sequences:
- the tyrS gene encoding tyrosine--tRNA ligase, producing MASIEAALAEIKRGVEELIPEEELIAKLKEGRPLRIKLGADPTAPDIHLGHTVIFNKLRLFQELGHEVTFLIGDFTAMVGDPTGKNSTRPPLSREDVLRNAETYKEQVFKILDPAKTKIQFNSEWLSELGAEGMIRLAANQTVARMLERDDFKKRYAGGQPIAIHEFMYPLLQGWDSVAMETDVELGGTDQKFNLLMGRELQKSHGQKPQVVLMMPLLVGLDGEKKMSKSSGNYIGISEAPSEMFGKIMSISDTLMWSYYELLSFRPLEEIAQFKADVQAGKNPRDIKVLLAKEIIARFHSEADADAAEQEFVNRFAKNQVPDEMPEFTFAAGTAIANLLKDAELCASTSEAMRMVKQGAAKLDGEKIEDAKLEPLAGTYVFQVGKRKFARVTIA from the coding sequence ATGGCGAGCATTGAAGCTGCACTAGCCGAGATTAAACGCGGTGTTGAAGAGCTGATTCCAGAAGAAGAGCTAATCGCAAAATTAAAAGAAGGCCGTCCTCTACGTATCAAATTAGGTGCGGATCCGACCGCACCTGACATCCACCTTGGCCACACGGTGATATTCAATAAGCTTCGCTTGTTCCAAGAATTAGGTCATGAAGTGACATTCCTGATTGGTGATTTTACCGCTATGGTCGGTGACCCAACGGGTAAGAACAGCACGCGTCCACCGCTCAGCCGTGAAGATGTACTGCGTAACGCTGAAACTTATAAAGAGCAGGTGTTCAAAATCCTTGATCCAGCCAAAACCAAAATTCAGTTTAACTCTGAATGGCTTTCTGAGCTGGGTGCGGAAGGGATGATTCGTCTTGCGGCCAATCAAACCGTGGCACGTATGCTGGAGCGTGACGATTTTAAAAAGCGTTACGCGGGTGGTCAGCCGATCGCCATTCACGAGTTCATGTATCCACTGTTGCAAGGCTGGGACTCGGTTGCGATGGAAACCGATGTTGAGCTTGGCGGTACTGACCAGAAATTTAACTTATTGATGGGTCGCGAACTGCAAAAATCTCACGGCCAGAAGCCGCAAGTGGTACTGATGATGCCGCTGCTTGTTGGCCTTGATGGCGAGAAGAAAATGTCGAAATCGTCAGGCAACTACATCGGTATCAGCGAAGCGCCGAGTGAGATGTTCGGCAAGATCATGTCGATATCAGACACTTTGATGTGGAGTTACTACGAACTGCTCTCTTTCCGTCCTTTGGAAGAGATTGCACAGTTCAAAGCAGACGTTCAAGCGGGTAAAAACCCACGCGATATTAAAGTGTTGCTGGCGAAAGAGATCATTGCTCGTTTCCATAGTGAAGCCGATGCAGACGCGGCTGAGCAAGAGTTTGTCAACCGTTTTGCTAAAAACCAAGTGCCTGATGAAATGCCAGAGTTTACGTTTGCCGCAGGTACCGCGATTGCGAATCTGTTGAAAGACGCCGAGCTTTGCGCATCGACCTCGGAAGCGATGCGTATGGTTAAACAAGGCGCCGCGAAGCTGGATGGCGAAAAGATCGAAGATGCCAAACTTGAACCGCTTGCTGGCACTTATGTGTTCCAAGTCGGCAAACGTAAGTTTGCCCGTGTGACCATCGCCTAA
- a CDS encoding peptidoglycan DD-metalloendopeptidase family protein — MLSIFTRLPLLHKMFIGFFSAIIFSAAFLLPDVNDLRPKENHLQVGLHYPIELNAQSFSLTTPLSAESAISRWEQHRVKEGESAALLFSRIGLSASLLHQLISTNNDIQEQLTKLRPGDLLQFGFDEQNNLLQLKRQLNAFETFAIQREGEQFISQLDRKEVNYQYAYAEATITSNFWNAAISANLTPNQIMELAGIFGWDIDFALDIREKDSFRVLYQEQVVEGEVIGRGRIIAAIFHNQGETFTAIYDDRTDNYYDENGRAMKKAFLRAPIDFRRVSSNFNPRRLHPVTGQVKAHRGTDYVAPVGTPIWAAGDGVVLQSGYNQFNGNYVFIKHSNTYITKYLHMKKRLVKTGQRVKQGQTVGTLGGTGRVTGPHLHYEFLVNGVHKNPRTVSLPQAQSLSGSAKQTFIANSTLSLEKLERYSKLLAMQ, encoded by the coding sequence ATGCTTTCGATCTTTACTCGTCTCCCACTGCTGCACAAAATGTTCATTGGCTTTTTTAGTGCAATCATATTCAGCGCTGCCTTTTTGCTCCCCGATGTAAACGACTTGCGCCCCAAAGAAAATCATTTGCAAGTCGGCTTGCATTATCCGATTGAACTCAATGCGCAAAGTTTTTCTCTCACTACGCCACTTAGTGCCGAATCGGCCATCAGTCGTTGGGAGCAGCACCGAGTGAAAGAAGGCGAAAGCGCCGCCTTACTCTTTAGCCGGATTGGCTTGTCGGCCAGTTTGCTTCATCAGTTGATCAGCACCAACAACGATATTCAAGAGCAGTTAACCAAGCTACGTCCTGGCGATCTATTGCAATTTGGCTTTGATGAGCAAAACAATCTGCTGCAACTCAAAAGACAATTAAACGCGTTCGAAACCTTTGCCATACAGAGAGAAGGCGAGCAATTTATTTCACAATTAGACCGCAAAGAGGTCAACTATCAATACGCCTACGCCGAAGCCACGATTACTTCCAATTTCTGGAACGCAGCAATCAGCGCGAATTTAACCCCTAACCAAATCATGGAGCTGGCGGGCATTTTTGGCTGGGATATCGATTTCGCGTTAGATATTCGTGAAAAAGACAGTTTTCGCGTTCTGTATCAGGAACAAGTCGTTGAAGGAGAAGTGATTGGTCGCGGACGGATCATCGCGGCGATTTTCCACAACCAAGGCGAAACATTCACTGCGATTTATGATGATAGAACCGACAACTACTACGATGAAAATGGCCGTGCGATGAAAAAAGCCTTCCTTCGGGCACCGATCGATTTTCGCCGTGTCAGTTCCAATTTCAATCCACGTCGCCTTCACCCGGTGACTGGCCAAGTCAAAGCACACCGTGGCACGGACTACGTCGCGCCAGTGGGCACTCCTATTTGGGCGGCGGGCGATGGTGTGGTATTGCAATCTGGCTACAACCAGTTCAACGGTAATTACGTGTTTATCAAACACAGCAATACTTACATCACCAAATATCTGCATATGAAAAAACGTCTGGTCAAAACGGGCCAACGGGTAAAGCAAGGGCAGACGGTTGGCACGCTTGGTGGGACAGGGCGCGTTACGGGTCCGCACTTACACTACGAATTTTTGGTCAATGGGGTGCATAAAAACCCCAGAACGGTAAGTTTGCCTCAGGCGCAATCACTGAGCGGAAGTGCAAAACAGACCTTTATCGCCAACTCCACACTGAGTCTGGAGAAATTGGAGCGCTACAGTAAACTGCTGGCTATGCAATAA
- a CDS encoding efflux RND transporter periplasmic adaptor subunit, with product MSIKQQGRFFLQRPWLVSLLIILALTTWLSVGSLQAEEPAPLSKEQAIPLASVVFQTFNAQNTAKSIDLYGRTAPNRQAKLGAEIAGKIVRLEVEKGQAVRKGQVIAVIDKRDLDSQLQRAKAMLDVRQKEFKAAQSLNNRGLQGEVAFATAEAALVEAKANLVTVETELRNTEVKAPFDGIVDSRFVELGDFVGIGDPVATVIDLDKLLIEADVSERHVQSLANSQTAKVRLLNGLVLDGKIRYVGQVSSPATNTFPIEVEVDNRMQRIPAGVSAEVHLTLDETLAIKVTPAMLALDNNGNLGVKTLQDNVVRFVPIQLVKAEQDGVWLSGLGDKVDIIVLGQGFVRDGDKVRATRQASVAVN from the coding sequence ATGTCTATCAAACAACAAGGCCGCTTTTTTTTGCAGCGTCCATGGCTAGTTTCTCTACTTATTATTCTCGCATTAACCACGTGGCTTAGTGTTGGTTCTCTGCAAGCCGAAGAGCCCGCGCCCCTTAGCAAAGAACAAGCGATTCCACTCGCGAGTGTCGTTTTTCAAACCTTTAACGCACAAAATACCGCCAAGAGCATTGATCTCTATGGCCGTACAGCGCCCAATCGGCAAGCCAAATTAGGTGCTGAAATCGCTGGAAAAATTGTGCGTTTAGAAGTCGAGAAGGGCCAAGCGGTACGTAAAGGCCAAGTGATCGCCGTGATAGATAAACGCGATCTTGACTCCCAGTTGCAGCGTGCCAAAGCCATGCTGGACGTTCGGCAGAAAGAGTTCAAAGCGGCGCAATCGCTCAATAACCGTGGCCTACAAGGTGAAGTGGCCTTTGCTACGGCCGAAGCGGCCCTAGTGGAAGCGAAAGCGAATCTGGTGACGGTGGAAACCGAGCTGCGCAACACCGAAGTGAAAGCTCCTTTTGATGGCATTGTGGATAGTCGTTTTGTCGAACTCGGCGACTTTGTTGGTATCGGCGACCCAGTTGCGACGGTGATTGACTTGGATAAGTTGCTGATAGAGGCCGATGTCAGTGAGCGCCATGTGCAATCGCTGGCTAACTCACAAACGGCGAAAGTCCGTCTCCTCAACGGTCTGGTCTTGGACGGTAAGATTCGCTATGTAGGGCAGGTCTCTTCTCCCGCCACTAATACTTTCCCGATTGAAGTCGAAGTGGATAACCGCATGCAGCGAATCCCAGCGGGGGTGAGCGCTGAAGTACATCTTACCTTAGATGAAACCTTAGCCATCAAAGTAACGCCAGCCATGCTGGCACTGGATAACAATGGCAATCTAGGCGTGAAGACTTTGCAAGACAACGTGGTGCGTTTTGTACCTATTCAACTGGTCAAAGCGGAGCAAGATGGCGTTTGGCTCTCTGGGTTGGGAGACAAAGTTGACATTATCGTCCTTGGTCAAGGTTTTGTGCGCGATGGTGATAAAGTCCGTGCGACGCGCCAAGCCAGTGTCGCGGTCAACTAA
- the erpA gene encoding iron-sulfur cluster insertion protein ErpA, translating into MSDMNVPISFSDAAAARVRMLIAEEENPALKLRVYITGGGCSGFQYGFTFDENVNDGDMTIENSGVTLVVDPMSLQYLIGGVVDYTEGLEGSRFFIDNPNAKTTCGCGASFSV; encoded by the coding sequence GTGAGCGATATGAATGTACCAATATCCTTTTCGGATGCAGCAGCGGCACGGGTAAGAATGTTGATTGCTGAGGAAGAGAATCCTGCGCTGAAATTGCGTGTCTATATTACTGGCGGTGGCTGTAGCGGTTTCCAGTATGGTTTTACTTTCGATGAAAACGTCAACGACGGTGACATGACCATTGAAAATAGTGGTGTCACTCTGGTGGTTGACCCTATGAGTTTGCAGTATTTGATCGGCGGTGTGGTCGATTACACGGAAGGGTTAGAAGGATCGCGTTTCTTCATTGATAACCCCAATGCCAAAACCACCTGTGGTTGCGGCGCCTCGTTTAGCGTGTAA
- the hemL gene encoding glutamate-1-semialdehyde 2,1-aminomutase, translating into MTKSSELYQKAQQTIPGGVNSPVRAFNGVGGSPIFVERADGALIFDADGKAYIDYVGSWGPMILGHNHAVIREAVIDAAQRGLSFGAPTEMEIKMAELVSQLVPSMEQLRMVSSGTEATMSAIRLARGFTGRDKIVKFEGCYHGHADSLLVKAGSGALTLGQPSSPGVPADFAKHTLTARFNDLESVRELFAANPGEIACIIVEPVAGNMNCIPPVEGFHQGLREICDQEGALLIFDEVMTGFRVALGGAQAYYDIKPDLTTLGKIIGGGMPVGAFGGRKDVMQFIAPTGPVYQAGTLSGNPVAMAAGYACLNLLKEEGNEKRLAAKTKQLADGFKSLADKHGIPLVVNQVGGMFGFFFTEQEHITCYEDVAKCDVERFKRFFHLMIEHGVYLAPSAFEASFTSLAHGSKEIDATLEAADRCFAILAQEQQ; encoded by the coding sequence ATGACCAAATCATCCGAGCTGTATCAGAAAGCCCAACAGACCATCCCCGGCGGCGTGAATTCCCCGGTGCGCGCTTTTAATGGCGTTGGCGGTTCACCAATTTTTGTTGAAAGAGCCGATGGTGCGCTGATCTTTGATGCGGACGGTAAAGCTTATATCGACTACGTGGGTTCATGGGGGCCTATGATTCTCGGCCACAACCACGCGGTGATTCGTGAAGCGGTGATTGATGCAGCGCAGCGCGGTTTGAGCTTTGGTGCGCCGACCGAGATGGAAATCAAAATGGCAGAACTGGTTTCACAGCTCGTGCCATCGATGGAACAGTTGCGTATGGTAAGCTCTGGTACTGAAGCGACCATGAGCGCGATTCGTTTGGCGCGTGGATTTACTGGCCGCGACAAAATTGTCAAATTTGAAGGCTGCTACCACGGCCACGCAGACAGCTTGCTAGTCAAAGCCGGTTCAGGCGCATTAACCCTTGGTCAACCAAGCTCGCCTGGAGTCCCTGCTGATTTTGCCAAACATACGCTGACCGCTCGCTTCAACGATTTGGAGTCAGTGCGTGAACTGTTTGCAGCCAACCCGGGCGAAATCGCCTGTATCATCGTCGAACCTGTCGCTGGGAACATGAACTGCATTCCACCCGTGGAAGGTTTCCATCAAGGTCTGCGTGAAATCTGCGACCAAGAGGGCGCGCTGTTAATTTTTGATGAAGTGATGACGGGGTTCCGTGTGGCACTGGGCGGCGCGCAAGCGTATTACGACATCAAACCCGATCTCACTACTCTGGGGAAAATCATTGGTGGTGGGATGCCGGTTGGTGCGTTTGGTGGACGTAAAGATGTGATGCAATTTATCGCACCAACAGGTCCGGTTTACCAAGCTGGCACGCTATCAGGCAACCCGGTTGCGATGGCAGCGGGTTACGCTTGCCTGAATCTACTAAAAGAAGAAGGCAACGAAAAACGTTTAGCGGCGAAAACCAAACAATTAGCCGACGGTTTCAAATCGTTAGCCGACAAACACGGCATCCCGCTAGTGGTCAACCAAGTCGGCGGCATGTTCGGTTTCTTCTTTACCGAACAAGAGCACATCACGTGCTATGAAGATGTGGCCAAATGCGATGTTGAAAGATTCAAACGCTTCTTCCATCTGATGATTGAGCACGGTGTCTATTTGGCGCCTTCTGCTTTTGAAGCGAGCTTTACTTCTTTAGCGCACGGTTCAAAAGAGATCGATGCGACGCTCGAAGCGGCGGATCGCTGTTTTGCCATCTTGGCGCAAGAACAGCAATAA
- the rsmC gene encoding 16S rRNA (guanine(1207)-N(2))-methyltransferase RsmC encodes MSAYTAPSQIAQRQLDYFKGKHVLVAGEIEDTFPIELTQHCQSVTVFTSNYAYFRQIQQSEQVKSYFGAEFDQATQADLLLLYWPKAKAEANYLLSMLMAKLGQGCEIVVVGENRSGIKSIEKMFSNYGPINKYDSARRCSFYWGQCEQTPAPFTQQDWFASYQLTLNGHTITVKSLPGVFSHGEFDLGSKLLLETLPALSGKVLDFGCGAGVLGAFMAKANPEISLEMCDINAYALASSQATLQANGLEGRVFASDIYSDTASDYRFIISNPPFHSGLETNYNAAETLLGKAPQYLNANGELLIVANSFLRYPPIIEQSFGNCATLNKTSKFAIYHAHK; translated from the coding sequence ATGTCTGCATACACCGCCCCAAGCCAAATCGCCCAGCGTCAACTCGATTATTTCAAAGGTAAACACGTTCTGGTCGCTGGAGAGATCGAAGACACTTTCCCCATCGAACTGACGCAGCATTGCCAATCCGTGACTGTGTTTACCTCCAATTACGCTTACTTTCGTCAAATTCAGCAATCCGAACAGGTGAAGAGTTACTTTGGCGCCGAGTTTGACCAAGCGACGCAAGCGGACCTGTTGCTGCTCTACTGGCCAAAGGCCAAAGCAGAAGCGAACTACCTACTTTCGATGCTGATGGCCAAATTAGGCCAAGGTTGCGAGATAGTGGTGGTGGGTGAGAACCGCTCTGGGATAAAAAGTATAGAGAAAATGTTTAGCAACTACGGGCCAATCAACAAGTACGACTCCGCTCGTCGCTGTTCATTTTATTGGGGACAATGCGAACAGACTCCTGCTCCCTTTACTCAACAAGATTGGTTTGCCAGCTATCAACTGACACTCAATGGTCACACTATCACGGTAAAAAGCCTACCAGGCGTATTTAGCCACGGCGAGTTTGATCTAGGCAGTAAACTGCTACTCGAAACCTTGCCGGCATTAAGCGGTAAAGTGCTGGATTTTGGCTGTGGCGCGGGAGTCCTTGGTGCATTCATGGCCAAAGCCAACCCTGAGATTAGCCTCGAAATGTGCGATATCAATGCTTATGCCTTGGCATCAAGCCAAGCCACCTTGCAAGCCAATGGCTTGGAAGGTCGTGTGTTTGCTTCCGATATCTACTCTGATACCGCCAGTGATTACCGTTTCATCATCTCTAACCCACCATTTCACAGCGGTCTCGAAACAAATTATAACGCAGCCGAAACTTTGTTGGGTAAGGCACCACAATACCTTAATGCCAATGGTGAACTGCTCATCGTTGCCAACAGCTTCCTGCGCTACCCTCCGATTATAGAGCAATCATTCGGTAATTGTGCGACGCTAAATAAGACCAGCAAGTTCGCTATTTATCACGCACACAAGTAA
- a CDS encoding ABC transporter substrate-binding protein, producing MLANIKKTALATAVIAAAATSISAPAAARSELTIVPDFYPTMVRNFNPYLATNLRTTTDFIYEPLVIFNEMHGNTPVMRLAEDFRMSDDLMSVTFDIRKGVKWSDGQKFTADDVVFSYGLLKAKPELDQRGINKWVTSVEKLNEYQVRFRLSEANSNVPYEISLVPIVAEHVWKDVKDPTTFTNENPVGTGPFTEIDTFTPQLYIQCRNPNYWDNSHLNVDCLRVPQIANNDQLLGKIVNSELDWTSSFIPDIDRTYAAASPNHQYWYPPSGTQAFVVNFKSPDPVKKEALTNVDFRRAFSMALDRQTIIDIAFYGGGTVNDFASGLGYAFEAWSDEKVHNKYKGYNTYNVEGAKKLLAKAGFKDVNGDGFVDTPSGKSFELLIQSPNGWTDFNNTVQLAVEQLAEVGIKAKARTPEFAVYNQAMLEGTYDVAYTNYFHGADPHLYWNSAYNSALQKGEGMPRFAMHFYKNDKLDNLLDSFYKTADKKEQIAIAHGIQQIIAADQVTIPVMSGAYMYQYNTKRFTGWWNEENPKGRPNIWAGIPERLLHVLDLKPVN from the coding sequence ATGCTTGCCAATATAAAAAAAACGGCTCTAGCGACTGCAGTTATCGCCGCAGCAGCGACCAGCATTTCCGCACCAGCGGCAGCTCGTAGTGAGCTAACTATCGTACCTGATTTCTACCCTACCATGGTACGTAACTTTAACCCGTATCTAGCGACTAACCTTCGCACGACAACGGATTTTATCTATGAACCACTTGTTATCTTTAATGAAATGCATGGCAATACCCCTGTGATGCGTCTCGCTGAAGATTTCCGCATGTCTGACGACCTGATGAGCGTGACTTTTGACATCCGTAAAGGTGTAAAATGGTCTGATGGTCAGAAGTTTACTGCAGATGACGTCGTGTTCTCGTACGGCCTACTGAAAGCAAAACCTGAGCTTGACCAACGCGGCATCAACAAATGGGTGACCAGTGTTGAGAAACTGAACGAATACCAAGTTCGTTTCCGCCTAAGCGAAGCAAACTCAAACGTCCCTTACGAAATTTCATTGGTTCCTATTGTTGCTGAGCACGTGTGGAAAGACGTAAAAGATCCAACCACGTTCACCAACGAGAACCCTGTTGGTACTGGTCCATTTACTGAAATCGACACCTTCACCCCACAGCTTTACATTCAGTGTCGTAACCCAAATTACTGGGATAACTCGCACCTGAATGTTGACTGTCTGCGTGTACCTCAAATCGCCAACAACGACCAATTGCTAGGTAAGATTGTTAACTCTGAGCTAGATTGGACTTCTTCGTTCATTCCAGACATTGACCGTACTTACGCAGCAGCGAGCCCTAACCACCAGTACTGGTATCCACCATCAGGTACTCAAGCCTTTGTGGTGAACTTCAAAAGCCCAGATCCAGTGAAAAAAGAAGCACTGACCAATGTTGATTTCCGTCGTGCATTCTCGATGGCACTTGACCGTCAAACTATCATTGACATCGCGTTCTACGGCGGCGGTACAGTGAATGACTTCGCATCTGGCCTTGGCTACGCTTTCGAAGCTTGGTCTGATGAAAAAGTGCACAACAAGTACAAAGGCTACAACACCTACAACGTAGAAGGCGCGAAGAAGTTACTGGCGAAAGCAGGCTTTAAAGATGTCAATGGCGACGGCTTCGTCGACACGCCATCAGGCAAATCTTTCGAACTGCTAATCCAATCGCCAAATGGCTGGACTGACTTCAACAACACCGTACAACTTGCGGTTGAACAGCTCGCTGAAGTCGGCATCAAAGCGAAAGCTCGTACCCCTGAGTTCGCGGTATACAACCAAGCAATGCTAGAAGGCACTTACGACGTTGCATACACCAACTACTTCCACGGTGCGGATCCACACCTATACTGGAACAGCGCGTATAACTCAGCACTACAGAAAGGTGAAGGCATGCCTCGCTTCGCGATGCACTTCTACAAAAATGACAAACTGGACAACCTACTCGACAGCTTCTACAAAACGGCTGACAAGAAAGAGCAAATCGCTATCGCTCATGGTATCCAGCAAATCATCGCGGCAGATCAGGTTACCATTCCTGTAATGTCTGGTGCTTACATGTACCAATACAACACCAAGCGCTTTACTGGCTGGTGGAACGAAGAAAATCCTAAGGGCCGTCCAAACATTTGGGCTGGCATCCCTGAGCGTCTACTGCACGTACTGGACCTAAAACCAGTTAACTAA
- a CDS encoding ABC transporter permease, whose protein sequence is MGYFLRRLSFYLVALLVAATLNFIIPRAMPGDPVTMMFANATTQVTPERIEAMKKLLGFVDGPLYVQYLTYLKSIVSWELGTSIKFYPLSVNELLGSAFGWSLFLAGSAVILSFSIGSILGIFAAWRRGSKYDAFITPGMLIIQAVPQVVIAMLALFTFAIGLGWFPTGYAYTPGTIPDWTSWAYYKDVAYHAILPLLCASIVQIGGFLVNMRNNMINLLAEDYITMAKGKGLSENRVVFNYAARNALLPSVTALSMSLGMAIGGQLIVEIIFNYPGLGKVLLDAINARDYQVLQGQLLIMTLFMLSFNLIADMLYVVLDPRLRKGGK, encoded by the coding sequence ATGGGTTATTTTTTAAGACGTTTGTCATTTTATTTAGTCGCTCTCTTAGTTGCGGCAACATTAAACTTTATTATTCCGAGGGCGATGCCGGGCGATCCGGTCACCATGATGTTTGCGAATGCAACCACACAGGTTACCCCAGAGCGCATCGAAGCGATGAAAAAGCTGCTCGGTTTCGTCGACGGTCCTTTGTATGTCCAGTATTTGACCTACCTCAAGAGTATTGTGAGCTGGGAGCTGGGCACCTCAATCAAGTTCTATCCACTCAGTGTCAATGAACTACTAGGCAGCGCTTTCGGCTGGTCACTGTTCTTAGCGGGTAGTGCGGTCATTCTCTCTTTCTCGATTGGTTCTATCTTAGGGATCTTCGCTGCTTGGCGTCGTGGAAGTAAATACGATGCGTTCATTACGCCGGGGATGCTGATTATCCAAGCGGTTCCGCAAGTCGTTATTGCCATGCTCGCTCTGTTTACGTTTGCTATCGGCCTAGGCTGGTTCCCAACCGGTTATGCCTACACTCCAGGTACGATTCCAGATTGGACAAGCTGGGCGTATTACAAAGATGTGGCTTATCACGCCATCCTACCTCTACTGTGTGCCTCTATTGTGCAAATTGGTGGTTTCTTGGTGAACATGCGTAACAACATGATCAACCTGCTAGCGGAAGACTACATCACCATGGCTAAAGGCAAAGGCTTGAGCGAAAACCGCGTGGTGTTCAACTATGCAGCACGTAACGCGCTACTGCCCAGTGTCACGGCGCTTTCCATGTCACTCGGTATGGCAATTGGTGGTCAGCTTATCGTTGAAATCATCTTTAACTACCCGGGATTAGGTAAGGTTCTGCTTGATGCAATCAACGCGCGTGACTACCAAGTTCTACAAGGTCAATTACTTATCATGACGCTGTTTATGCTGTCGTTTAACCTGATTGCCGACATGCTGTATGTCGTGCTCGATCCTCGCCTACGCAAGGGAGGTAAATAA
- a CDS encoding ABC transporter permease: MNNLFKLILGNSVARIGLVIVSLFIFMAVGAPLITKHAPDKRTGNPHEYPSFVVTSAKANPDGWIAKNLADDRRTLQLSKKADHVLGTSRMGRDIWSQLAYGARVSLAVGFGAGITVCFLATVIGISAGYFGGRIDDILTAAMNIMLVIPQYPLLFVLAAFIGEAGPVTIAIIIGCTSWAWGARVVRSQTLALREKEFVKAAEVLGESSWRIIFVEILPNLIPIVGASFIGSVMYAITMESIISFLGLGDPNTISWGIMLYNVQTSSSMLIGAWWELLAPCIALTLLVTGLALLNFAVDEIANPQLRSHKGMKRWKKLAEQDKKERAPAIEPQNVLCSGDK, translated from the coding sequence ATGAACAATCTATTTAAGCTTATTCTAGGTAACTCAGTTGCACGTATTGGTCTGGTGATTGTTAGCCTGTTTATTTTCATGGCAGTGGGCGCACCACTTATCACTAAACATGCGCCAGATAAGAGAACGGGTAACCCACACGAATACCCAAGTTTTGTCGTGACCTCCGCGAAAGCCAATCCTGATGGTTGGATTGCCAAAAACCTCGCCGATGATCGCCGTACGCTGCAACTGTCTAAAAAGGCTGATCATGTGCTAGGCACATCGCGTATGGGCCGTGATATCTGGTCTCAACTGGCTTACGGTGCTCGCGTGTCACTCGCCGTTGGCTTTGGCGCAGGTATTACCGTCTGTTTCTTAGCGACTGTTATCGGCATTTCGGCGGGTTACTTTGGTGGTCGTATCGACGATATTCTCACCGCGGCGATGAACATCATGTTGGTGATACCGCAATATCCGCTGCTGTTTGTTTTGGCCGCCTTTATTGGCGAAGCAGGGCCGGTAACCATCGCGATTATTATCGGCTGTACCTCCTGGGCGTGGGGCGCGCGGGTCGTTCGTTCACAAACACTTGCGCTGCGTGAAAAAGAGTTTGTCAAAGCCGCTGAAGTGCTGGGTGAGTCCTCATGGCGCATCATCTTCGTTGAGATTCTGCCCAACCTGATTCCTATTGTCGGCGCAAGCTTTATCGGTTCAGTGATGTACGCCATTACCATGGAATCCATCATCTCCTTCCTTGGCCTTGGCGATCCCAACACCATCAGTTGGGGCATCATGCTGTACAACGTACAAACCTCTTCTTCGATGCTCATCGGCGCTTGGTGGGAACTACTGGCTCCATGTATCGCACTGACCTTGTTGGTCACTGGTTTGGCGCTGCTTAACTTTGCGGTCGATGAAATTGCCAACCCACAACTTCGCTCTCATAAAGGTATGAAACGCTGGAAAAAACTGGCAGAGCAAGACAAGAAAGAACGTGCTCCAGCGATTGAACCACAAAATGTACTTTGCAGCGGGGATAAATAA